From the Amycolatopsis thermoflava N1165 genome, one window contains:
- a CDS encoding cold-shock protein — MPTGKVKWYDAEKGFGFVTQDGGQDVYIRKTALPQGVEALKAGQRLEFGVADGRRGPQALSVRLIDSLPSVAEARRRPAEELHGLIEDMIKLLEMKVQPDLRRGRYPDRKNTKRIAEVMRAVARDLDP, encoded by the coding sequence GTGCCGACCGGCAAGGTCAAGTGGTACGACGCGGAGAAGGGGTTCGGTTTCGTCACCCAGGACGGCGGCCAGGACGTCTACATCCGCAAGACCGCGCTCCCCCAAGGGGTCGAGGCACTCAAGGCAGGCCAGCGGCTGGAGTTCGGCGTCGCCGACGGCCGTCGTGGTCCGCAGGCCCTGTCCGTTCGGCTGATCGACAGCCTGCCCTCGGTCGCCGAAGCGCGCCGCCGCCCGGCGGAGGAGCTGCACGGCCTGATCGAGGACATGATCAAGCTGCTCGAGATGAAGGTGCAGCCGGACCTGCGCCGCGGCCGCTACCCGGACCGCAAGAACACCAAGCGGATCGCCGAAGTGATGCGCGCGGTGGCCCGGGACCTCGACCCGTAA